From Thermomonas sp. XSG, one genomic window encodes:
- a CDS encoding L-serine ammonia-lyase, with amino-acid sequence MAVSTFDLYKIGIGPSSSHTVGPMRAAARFVSHWLLENDVLARTARIRAEVFGSLALTGRGHGTDKAVLMGLEGHWPNEIDPDIIPPALERIRASRRLRLGGQHEIAFDEKRDLVMNKRQKLPFHTNGMRFTAFDADGVELATRDYYSVGGGFVVNQDEAAEDRIVADTTPLPHPFNSGAELLAECERSGLSIAQMMFENEKAWRSEDQIREGLRELWQAMQGCVARGMRAGGTLPGGLHVVRRAPALHAELASKPEAAMRDPLTVLDWVNLYALAVNEENAAGGRVVTAPTNGAAGILPSVLHYYERFCASEKDAAAREQGIFTFLLTAAAIGILYKENASISGAEVGCQGEVGVACSMAAAGLTAALGGSPGQIENAAEIGMEHNLGLTCDPIGGLVQIPCIERNAMGSVKAINASRMALRGDGQHKVSLDKVIRTMRDTGRDMQDKYKETSRGGLAVNVIEC; translated from the coding sequence ATGGCCGTCTCCACGTTCGACCTCTACAAGATCGGCATCGGTCCCAGCTCCTCCCATACCGTCGGCCCGATGCGCGCCGCCGCGCGCTTCGTCAGCCACTGGCTGCTGGAGAACGACGTGCTGGCCCGCACCGCGCGGATCCGCGCCGAGGTGTTCGGCTCGCTGGCGCTGACCGGCCGCGGCCACGGCACCGACAAGGCCGTGCTGATGGGGCTGGAGGGCCATTGGCCGAACGAGATCGACCCCGACATCATCCCGCCCGCGCTGGAGCGCATCCGCGCCAGCAGGCGCCTGCGCCTGGGCGGGCAGCACGAGATCGCCTTCGACGAAAAGCGCGACCTGGTGATGAACAAGCGCCAGAAGCTGCCCTTCCACACCAACGGCATGCGCTTCACCGCCTTCGATGCCGATGGCGTCGAGCTGGCCACCCGCGACTACTACTCGGTCGGCGGTGGCTTCGTGGTCAACCAGGACGAAGCCGCGGAGGACCGCATCGTCGCCGACACCACCCCGCTGCCGCATCCGTTCAATAGCGGCGCCGAACTGCTGGCCGAATGCGAGCGCAGCGGGCTGTCGATCGCGCAGATGATGTTCGAGAACGAAAAGGCCTGGCGCAGCGAGGACCAGATCCGCGAAGGCCTGCGCGAGCTGTGGCAGGCGATGCAGGGCTGCGTGGCGCGCGGCATGCGCGCTGGCGGCACGCTCCCCGGTGGCCTGCACGTGGTGCGGCGGGCGCCGGCCCTGCATGCGGAGTTGGCGTCGAAGCCAGAAGCCGCAATGCGCGACCCGCTGACCGTGCTGGACTGGGTCAACCTGTACGCGCTGGCGGTCAACGAGGAAAACGCCGCCGGCGGCCGCGTGGTCACCGCGCCCACCAACGGCGCCGCCGGCATCCTGCCGTCGGTGCTGCACTACTACGAGCGCTTCTGCGCCAGCGAGAAAGACGCCGCCGCGCGCGAGCAGGGCATCTTCACCTTCCTGCTCACCGCCGCCGCGATCGGCATCCTGTACAAGGAAAACGCCTCGATCAGCGGCGCCGAAGTCGGCTGCCAAGGCGAGGTGGGCGTGGCCTGCTCGATGGCCGCCGCCGGCCTGACCGCGGCGCTGGGCGGCAGCCCCGGGCAGATCGAGAATGCCGCCGAGATCGGCATGGAGCACAACCTCGGCCTGACCTGCGACCCGATCGGCGGGCTGGTGCAGATCCCCTGCATCGAACGCAACGCGATGGGCTCGGTGAAGGCGATCAACGCCAGCCGCATGGCCCTGCGCGGCGACGGCCAGCACAAGGTGTCGCTGGACAAGGTGATCCGGACCATGCGCGACACCGGCCGCGACATGCAGGACAAGTACAAGGAAACCAGCCGCGGC
- a CDS encoding glutaredoxin family protein: MALILYQRDRCHLCDLALDVLAVARTPEFDTVFVDDDEALEARYGLRVPVLCDDDSGAELDWPFDAERVRAFCSGA, from the coding sequence ATGGCCCTGATCCTCTACCAGCGCGACCGCTGCCACCTGTGCGACCTGGCACTGGACGTGCTGGCGGTGGCGCGCACGCCGGAGTTCGACACCGTGTTCGTTGACGACGATGAGGCACTGGAGGCGCGCTATGGGTTGCGCGTGCCGGTGCTGTGCGACGACGACAGCGGCGCCGAGCTGGACTGGCCGTTCGACGCCGAGCGCGTGCGCGCGTTCTGCAGCGGCGCGTAG
- a CDS encoding YceI family protein has protein sequence MRKLLLPALLALSIPAVAADYVQAPGSTLAFAGKYQGEVFVGRFPGFSTRLSFDPRKLDASRLEVTIPMATATTRNADYDGEMRGTAFFDATKFPQATYVATKFRALGGNRYAADGTLTLRGASKPVTLTFEWTQGANPVLFGRAAVQRLDFGVGGGQWADTGLIPNAIAVSTRVLLKPAP, from the coding sequence ATGCGTAAGTTGCTGCTGCCGGCGCTGCTGGCCTTGTCCATCCCTGCCGTCGCCGCCGATTACGTGCAGGCGCCCGGCTCGACGCTGGCGTTCGCCGGCAAGTACCAGGGCGAAGTCTTCGTCGGCCGCTTCCCCGGCTTTTCCACCAGGCTGTCGTTCGACCCGCGCAAGCTGGACGCTTCGCGGCTGGAGGTGACCATCCCGATGGCCACCGCCACCACCCGCAACGCCGACTACGACGGCGAGATGCGCGGCACCGCGTTCTTCGACGCGACGAAGTTTCCCCAGGCCACCTACGTGGCCACGAAGTTCCGCGCACTCGGCGGCAACCGATACGCCGCCGACGGCACCCTGACCCTGCGCGGCGCCAGCAAGCCGGTGACGCTGACCTTCGAGTGGACGCAGGGCGCGAACCCGGTGCTGTTCGGCCGCGCCGCGGTGCAGCGGCTGGATTTCGGGGTGGGCGGCGGGCAATGGGCGGACACCGGGCTGATCCCCAATGCCATCGCGGTGAGCACGCGGGTGTTGCTGAAGCCGGCGCCGTAA
- a CDS encoding cytochrome b, with product MPKTTARSDWPALSKALHWLIAALILVMAWLGLTMGDLPNGPDKIATYALHKSIGLSILALVALRLLWRLYAGAPAPLAGTPRWQARIAGVTHVALYVLLLALPLSGWLLNSAAGFPLQWFGLFNLPALAGRDDAMHALAVQMHELLFWALAGLVVLHAAAALHHHLFLGDATLARMLPRGWLRAGAAPETENRDA from the coding sequence ATGCCCAAGACCACCGCGCGCAGCGATTGGCCCGCCCTGAGCAAGGCGCTGCACTGGCTGATCGCCGCGCTGATCCTGGTGATGGCCTGGCTGGGCCTGACCATGGGCGACCTGCCCAACGGCCCGGACAAGATCGCCACCTATGCGCTGCACAAGTCGATCGGCCTGAGCATCCTCGCGCTGGTTGCACTGCGGCTGCTGTGGCGCCTGTACGCCGGCGCACCGGCGCCGTTGGCGGGCACGCCGCGCTGGCAGGCACGCATCGCCGGCGTGACGCACGTGGCGCTGTACGTGCTGCTGCTGGCGCTGCCGCTGAGCGGCTGGCTGCTGAACTCCGCGGCCGGCTTCCCGCTGCAATGGTTCGGCCTGTTCAACCTGCCGGCGCTGGCCGGCCGCGACGACGCCATGCACGCGCTGGCCGTGCAAATGCACGAACTGCTGTTCTGGGCGCTGGCCGGGCTGGTGGTGCTGCATGCCGCGGCCGCGCTCCACCATCACCTGTTCCTGGGCGATGCCACCCTCGCCCGCATGCTGCCGCGCGGCTGGCTGCGCGCCGGCGCCGCCCCCGAAACGGAGAACCGCGATGCGTAA
- a CDS encoding ATP-binding protein: MTHRFRFVLLLLWLACACALAGVPERPRFRVAGPAQGLPSSEIKALARDADGYLWIGTVDGLARFDGVDMRVWRYAPGVDGGLPGNHVQALLVDAADRVWVAVEGEGVSVLDASRQRFTHYRKVTHPSLASDDVWALARQGEAVWLGTYDGGLTRIDANGAMRHFSADRDGLPSDTILALATDADGVLWVGTTAGLARRGGDGVFERVGLPGAEGEPMVYALAIQPDGLWVGTSAGIWRHVRGGWVQPPWSPMFHRPNAMMALATDPRGDRWIGSQRGLWHQRGDAPPVPVPLGGPDIPRAVSALSTERDGALWVPLMGLGLGYLRSDWRQLAEFRGAVDGLQGGIYRALGKAGDGGAWLGGLGGMVEHMDADGVVTALDEDALTRLRNIKLAAIAEDAARRLWVSHRGGLIRIGADGAIDEWTAGDAEAPAPSSLITRLLPGADGSLWLAAPGAGVQQRDTATGAILRDIPAGAASGLGDADIEDMALAPGGEPWLATSAGLLRFDAAGRRFQPQPGLGSERAFALAFDGADTLWVQRLAGLERYRRGAAGWTQVERIGARSGMPAVAAAALLVDARARVWVTTSRGLYRWEPARRNLRRIGTHDAGGSEEYLDRAALLRDDGVLVAATADGGLRLVDTGAADPLPMRPVLRIDGFAVRREGEWQALPPGPGLALRSDDREFRIRTRLLAYDDPAANRYWSRLDGFDHGWVALDGSGERVLTGLAPGRYVLRIRGQDATGNAAAEQQLAFTVPPPWWRSGWALAAWTLLALSLLAGVALAYRERLKRRHAWQLAEHKRTLAEQASQAKSRFLATLGHEVRTPMTGVLGMAELLRGTPLDTQQRGHVDAIRRAGEHLLRLVNDALDMARIEAGRLELVDAAFALKPLLGEVAELMAPLAERKGLVFAEHVDADAPRALQGDRTRVQQILLNLIGNAVKFTEAGHVSLEVAALQPQGVRFVVADSGPGLNPGQRERLFRRFEQADGARTAARYGGSGLGLAISQELAAAMGGRITVESAPGQGARFIVELPLPVVEPPAARAASAPSASTSAGRALLLVEDDAIVAQAIAGLLRAQGHAVTHVGHGLGALTEAATGRFDVALLDLDLPGMDGLALARALRASGFLAPLLAVTARSDADAEAQARLAGFDGFLRKPVTGEMLGQALESLLAAAV; this comes from the coding sequence ATGACGCATCGATTCCGGTTCGTGCTGCTACTGCTGTGGCTGGCCTGCGCCTGCGCGCTGGCGGGGGTGCCCGAGCGCCCGCGTTTCCGCGTGGCGGGCCCGGCGCAAGGCCTGCCATCCTCGGAAATCAAGGCGCTGGCGCGCGATGCCGACGGCTATCTTTGGATCGGCACGGTGGATGGACTGGCCCGCTTCGACGGCGTGGACATGCGGGTCTGGCGCTATGCGCCTGGAGTCGATGGCGGCTTGCCGGGCAATCACGTGCAGGCGCTGCTGGTGGACGCGGCGGACCGCGTCTGGGTGGCGGTGGAAGGCGAGGGCGTCAGCGTGCTCGACGCCAGCCGACAGCGGTTCACCCACTATCGCAAGGTCACCCATCCGTCGCTGGCCAGCGATGACGTGTGGGCGCTGGCGCGGCAGGGCGAGGCGGTCTGGCTGGGTACTTACGACGGCGGCCTGACCCGGATCGACGCCAACGGCGCGATGCGGCATTTCTCCGCGGATCGCGATGGCCTGCCCTCGGACACCATCCTGGCGCTGGCCACCGATGCCGACGGCGTGCTGTGGGTGGGCACGACCGCCGGTCTCGCCCGTCGTGGCGGTGACGGTGTGTTCGAGCGGGTGGGGTTGCCTGGTGCCGAAGGCGAGCCGATGGTGTACGCGCTGGCCATTCAGCCCGACGGGCTGTGGGTGGGCACTTCGGCCGGCATCTGGCGGCATGTGCGCGGTGGCTGGGTGCAACCGCCGTGGTCGCCGATGTTCCATCGTCCCAATGCGATGATGGCGCTGGCCACCGATCCGCGCGGCGACCGCTGGATAGGCAGCCAGCGCGGCCTGTGGCACCAGCGCGGCGATGCGCCACCAGTGCCGGTGCCGCTGGGCGGCCCGGACATCCCGCGCGCGGTCAGCGCACTGTCGACCGAGCGCGACGGTGCCCTGTGGGTGCCGCTGATGGGTCTGGGCCTGGGCTACCTGCGCTCGGACTGGCGCCAATTGGCGGAATTCCGGGGCGCCGTGGACGGCTTGCAGGGTGGGATCTACCGCGCGCTGGGCAAGGCTGGCGACGGCGGCGCCTGGCTGGGCGGGCTGGGCGGGATGGTCGAACACATGGACGCGGACGGCGTGGTCACCGCGCTGGATGAGGACGCGCTGACCCGCCTGCGCAACATCAAACTGGCGGCGATCGCCGAGGATGCGGCGCGGCGGCTGTGGGTATCGCATCGTGGTGGCCTGATCCGGATCGGCGCGGACGGTGCCATCGACGAATGGACGGCGGGCGACGCGGAGGCGCCCGCCCCATCCAGCCTGATCACCCGCCTCCTGCCCGGCGCCGACGGCAGCCTGTGGCTGGCGGCGCCCGGTGCCGGGGTGCAGCAGCGCGATACGGCTACCGGGGCGATCCTGCGGGACATACCTGCCGGCGCTGCCAGTGGGCTGGGTGATGCCGACATCGAAGACATGGCGCTGGCCCCCGGCGGCGAGCCTTGGCTCGCCACCAGCGCCGGCCTGCTGCGTTTCGATGCCGCCGGCAGGCGGTTCCAGCCGCAGCCGGGGTTGGGCAGTGAACGCGCGTTCGCGCTCGCCTTCGACGGGGCCGACACCCTGTGGGTGCAGCGCCTCGCCGGCCTGGAACGCTACCGGCGCGGCGCCGCCGGCTGGACGCAGGTGGAGCGCATCGGCGCGCGCTCCGGCATGCCGGCGGTGGCGGCGGCGGCGCTGCTGGTGGATGCCCGCGCGCGGGTCTGGGTCACCACCTCACGTGGCCTGTACCGCTGGGAACCCGCGCGCCGCAACCTGCGGCGCATCGGCACGCACGATGCCGGTGGCAGCGAGGAATACCTGGACCGCGCGGCGCTGCTGCGCGACGACGGCGTGCTGGTCGCGGCCACCGCGGATGGCGGGTTGCGGCTGGTCGACACCGGGGCCGCGGACCCCCTCCCGATGCGTCCGGTTCTGCGCATCGACGGATTCGCGGTACGCCGCGAGGGCGAATGGCAGGCCCTGCCGCCCGGCCCGGGCCTAGCGCTGCGCAGCGATGATCGCGAGTTCCGCATCCGGACGCGCCTGCTGGCCTATGACGACCCGGCCGCGAACCGCTACTGGTCGCGACTGGATGGTTTCGACCACGGGTGGGTGGCGCTGGACGGTAGCGGCGAGCGCGTCCTGACGGGGCTGGCACCCGGTCGCTACGTGCTGCGCATCCGCGGCCAGGACGCCACCGGCAACGCCGCCGCGGAGCAGCAGCTGGCCTTCACCGTGCCGCCGCCGTGGTGGCGCAGCGGCTGGGCGCTGGCGGCGTGGACGCTGCTGGCGCTGTCGCTGCTGGCCGGGGTGGCGCTGGCGTATCGCGAGCGCCTGAAGCGTCGCCATGCCTGGCAGCTGGCCGAGCACAAGCGCACGCTGGCCGAACAGGCGTCGCAGGCCAAGTCGCGCTTCCTTGCCACCCTTGGCCACGAAGTGCGCACGCCGATGACCGGCGTGCTGGGCATGGCCGAGCTGTTGCGGGGCACGCCGCTGGACACGCAGCAACGTGGCCACGTCGATGCCATTCGCCGCGCCGGCGAGCACCTGCTGCGGCTGGTCAACGACGCGCTGGACATGGCGCGCATCGAGGCCGGCAGGTTGGAGCTGGTGGACGCGGCGTTCGCGCTGAAGCCGCTGCTTGGCGAGGTGGCGGAGCTGATGGCGCCGCTGGCCGAGCGCAAGGGGCTGGTGTTCGCCGAGCACGTCGATGCCGACGCGCCGCGCGCGCTGCAGGGCGACCGTACCCGCGTGCAGCAGATCCTGCTCAACCTGATCGGCAATGCGGTCAAATTCACCGAGGCTGGGCACGTATCGCTGGAGGTGGCTGCGCTGCAGCCGCAGGGCGTGCGCTTCGTGGTCGCCGACAGCGGCCCGGGGCTCAATCCGGGGCAGCGCGAGCGGCTGTTCCGCCGCTTCGAGCAGGCCGACGGCGCGCGCACTGCGGCACGCTACGGCGGCAGCGGCCTAGGGCTGGCGATCTCGCAGGAACTGGCGGCAGCGATGGGTGGCCGCATCACGGTGGAAAGCGCGCCGGGGCAGGGCGCCCGCTTCATCGTGGAGCTGCCGTTGCCGGTGGTGGAGCCTCCGGCCGCACGCGCAGCATCGGCCCCGTCGGCATCGACCTCCGCAGGCCGCGCGCTGTTGCTGGTCGAGGACGACGCCATCGTGGCGCAAGCCATCGCCGGCCTGCTGCGGGCGCAGGGCCACGCGGTGACGCACGTCGGTCATGGCCTCGGCGCGCTGACCGAAGCGGCCACCGGTCGCTTCGATGTCGCGCTGCTGGACCTGGACCTGCCGGGGATGGATGGCCTGGCGCTGGCGCGCGCACTTCGCGCTAGCGGATTCTTGGCGCCGCTTCTGGCGGTCACCGCACGCTCCGATGCCGACGCGGAGGCGCAGGCGCGCCTGGCCGGGTTCGATGGCTTCCTGCGCAAGCCGGTGACCGGGGAGATGCTGGGGCAGGCGTTGGAGTCGCTGCTGGCGGCAGCGGTTTAG
- the hemE gene encoding uroporphyrinogen decarboxylase: MSTTLKNDRFLRALRREPVDCTPVWLMRQAGRYLPEYRATRKAAGSFLGMAKNPEIACEVTLQPLRRFPLDAAILFSDILTVPDAMGLGLYFVEGEGPKFERPLRRVADIDALVVPDMGSSLRYVMDAVSLIRHELDGSVPLIGFSGSPWTLACYMVEGGGSKDWGKVKALALNEPSAMHKLLGTITDAVIAYLTAQHAAGAQALQVFDTWGGTLGPAMYREFSLPYLTRIAAALKPLGVPVILFGKGNAPHLDALFTSGADAIGVDWTVTLEDAARRNGGRVALQGNMDPAMLYGSPDAVRAQARAVLDSYRDGNGGSREGHVFNLGHGMSPDMNPDHVAALVDEVHAYSAR; encoded by the coding sequence TTGTCCACGACCCTGAAGAACGATCGCTTCCTGCGCGCGCTGCGCCGCGAACCGGTGGACTGCACCCCCGTCTGGCTGATGCGCCAGGCCGGCCGCTACCTGCCGGAGTACCGCGCCACCCGCAAGGCCGCCGGCAGCTTCCTGGGCATGGCCAAGAATCCCGAGATCGCCTGCGAAGTCACCCTGCAGCCGCTGCGCCGGTTTCCGCTGGACGCGGCGATCCTGTTTTCCGACATCCTCACCGTGCCCGACGCGATGGGCCTGGGCCTGTATTTCGTCGAAGGCGAAGGCCCGAAGTTCGAGCGTCCGCTGCGCAGGGTGGCCGATATCGACGCGCTGGTCGTGCCTGACATGGGCAGCAGCCTGCGCTACGTGATGGACGCGGTCAGCCTGATCCGCCACGAGCTGGACGGCAGCGTGCCGCTGATCGGCTTCTCCGGCAGCCCGTGGACGCTGGCCTGCTACATGGTGGAAGGCGGCGGCAGCAAGGACTGGGGCAAGGTCAAGGCGCTGGCGCTGAACGAGCCGTCCGCCATGCACAAGCTGCTGGGCACCATCACCGACGCGGTGATCGCCTATCTCACCGCGCAGCACGCGGCGGGCGCGCAGGCGCTGCAGGTGTTCGACACCTGGGGCGGCACGCTGGGCCCGGCGATGTACCGCGAGTTCTCGCTGCCCTACCTCACCCGTATCGCCGCTGCACTGAAGCCGCTCGGGGTGCCGGTGATCCTGTTCGGCAAGGGCAACGCCCCGCACCTCGATGCGCTATTCACCAGTGGCGCGGACGCCATCGGCGTGGACTGGACAGTGACGCTGGAGGACGCCGCGCGCCGCAACGGCGGCCGGGTGGCGCTGCAGGGCAACATGGACCCGGCGATGCTGTACGGCAGCCCCGACGCGGTGCGCGCGCAGGCACGCGCGGTGCTGGACAGCTACCGCGACGGCAACGGCGGCAGCCGGGAAGGCCACGTCTTCAACCTCGGTCACGGCATGTCGCCGGACATGAATCCCGACCACGTCGCCGCGCTGGTGGACGAAGTGCACGCCTACAGCGCGCGCTGA
- a CDS encoding WGR domain-containing protein — protein sequence MRLLLQQRPDGREAPRFVQLQLQPDLLGGWELLRETGQTGGRSTLRKTLYSDQPSALAALEKERDAQLRKGFQLVFAQGADAPR from the coding sequence ATGCGCCTGCTGCTGCAACAACGCCCCGATGGCCGCGAAGCCCCGCGCTTCGTCCAGCTCCAGCTCCAGCCCGACCTGCTGGGCGGCTGGGAGCTGCTGCGCGAGACCGGCCAGACCGGTGGCCGCAGCACCCTGCGCAAGACCCTGTACAGCGACCAGCCCAGTGCCCTTGCGGCACTGGAAAAGGAACGCGACGCGCAGCTGAGGAAAGGTTTCCAGCTGGTGTTCGCGCAGGGCGCGGACGCGCCGAGATGA
- a CDS encoding VOC family protein yields MQRVTGIGGIFFKSPDPKRLGAWYREHLGLDVTDWGGVVFQWGGPDSPPGMTLWSPFAADTDYMAPSIAPFMVNFRVADLDALLAALREEGCEVLDKREDSEHGRFGWVIDPDGNKIELWEPPPGQ; encoded by the coding sequence ATGCAGCGCGTGACGGGCATCGGCGGCATTTTCTTCAAGTCACCCGACCCCAAGCGCCTCGGTGCCTGGTACCGGGAGCATCTGGGCCTGGACGTCACCGACTGGGGCGGCGTGGTGTTCCAGTGGGGCGGTCCGGACAGTCCCCCGGGGATGACGCTGTGGAGCCCGTTTGCCGCGGACACCGACTACATGGCGCCCAGCATCGCGCCGTTCATGGTCAATTTCCGGGTAGCGGACCTCGACGCGCTGCTGGCCGCGCTGCGCGAGGAGGGCTGCGAGGTGCTCGACAAGCGCGAGGATTCCGAACACGGCCGGTTCGGCTGGGTGATCGACCCGGACGGCAACAAGATCGAGTTGTGGGAGCCGCCGCCGGGGCAGTGA
- the aroB gene encoding 3-dehydroquinate synthase — MNTPLQTLTVAAAAPYPIHIGAGLLDHGDLLAQPLRGRHALLVSDANVAPLYADRVEAALRDARPDLHIARQVIRAGEAEKTLANFAGVIDALAALGATRDACVYALGGGVVGDLAGFAAACWMRGIDIVQLPTTLLSMVDSSVGGKTAVDIPQGKNLVGAFHVPRAVLADTASLRTLPPRELRAGLAEVIKYGAIMDAGFLAWLDAHHAALLAGEDAALAEAIARSCAHKAAITARDPLEHGARALLNFGHTFGHAIEAEQGYADGLNHGEAVAVGMLLATRLSAALGLASWADAEALRALLLRFGLPVDVPAGLAPEALLARMRLDKKVQASGLRFILWDGPGAARIVADVDEAAVLAVLRDAG, encoded by the coding sequence ATGAATACGCCCCTGCAGACGCTGACCGTCGCTGCCGCCGCGCCCTACCCCATCCACATCGGCGCCGGCCTGCTGGATCACGGCGACCTGCTGGCGCAGCCGCTACGCGGCCGGCATGCGCTGCTGGTCAGCGACGCCAACGTCGCGCCGCTGTACGCCGACCGCGTGGAAGCCGCGCTGCGCGACGCGCGGCCGGACCTGCACATCGCCCGTCAGGTCATCCGCGCCGGCGAGGCGGAAAAGACCCTGGCGAATTTCGCCGGCGTCATCGATGCGCTGGCGGCGCTCGGCGCCACCCGCGACGCCTGCGTGTATGCGCTGGGCGGCGGGGTGGTCGGGGACCTGGCCGGCTTCGCCGCCGCTTGCTGGATGCGCGGGATCGACATCGTGCAACTGCCCACTACCCTGCTGTCGATGGTGGATTCCTCGGTCGGCGGCAAGACCGCCGTGGACATCCCGCAGGGCAAGAACCTGGTGGGCGCCTTCCACGTCCCGCGCGCGGTGCTGGCCGATACCGCCAGCCTGCGCACGCTGCCGCCGCGCGAGCTGCGCGCCGGCCTGGCCGAAGTCATCAAGTACGGCGCGATCATGGACGCCGGTTTCCTGGCTTGGCTGGACGCGCACCACGCCGCCCTGCTGGCCGGCGAGGACGCCGCACTGGCCGAAGCGATCGCCCGCAGCTGCGCGCACAAGGCGGCGATCACCGCGCGCGACCCGCTGGAACACGGCGCGCGCGCGCTGCTCAACTTCGGCCACACCTTCGGCCACGCGATCGAGGCCGAGCAAGGCTATGCCGACGGCCTCAACCACGGCGAGGCGGTGGCGGTGGGCATGCTGCTGGCCACCCGCCTGTCGGCCGCGCTGGGGCTGGCCTCCTGGGCCGATGCGGAAGCGCTGCGCGCGCTGCTGCTGCGCTTCGGCCTGCCGGTGGACGTGCCCGCCGGGCTGGCGCCGGAAGCGCTGCTGGCGCGGATGCGGCTGGACAAGAAGGTCCAGGCCAGCGGGCTGCGCTTCATCCTGTGGGACGGCCCCGGCGCCGCGCGGATCGTTGCCGACGTGGACGAGGCCGCGGTGCTGGCGGTGCTGCGCGACGCCGGCTGA
- a CDS encoding dodecin family protein — protein sequence MSVAKVIELNASSTTSMEDAVKHGLKKCAESVKNIKGAWVNEIKVVTDEGGNVQEWRVNLRVSFVVE from the coding sequence ATGTCCGTCGCCAAGGTCATCGAACTCAACGCCTCGTCCACCACCAGCATGGAGGATGCGGTGAAGCATGGGCTGAAGAAGTGCGCCGAATCGGTCAAGAACATCAAGGGCGCCTGGGTCAACGAGATCAAGGTGGTCACCGACGAGGGGGGCAACGTGCAGGAATGGCGGGTCAACCTGCGGGTCAGCTTCGTCGTCGAGTAG
- the pdxH gene encoding pyridoxamine 5'-phosphate oxidase, producing MPTVPDDILATFQALFDEAAAAGEPDRTAMTVATVGEGGRPSARVVLLKAFDADGFVFYSHLDGRKGRELQANPQAALLFHWPRVRNGVQVRIEGDVELVTEAEADAYFATRPRVSQLGAWASHQSETLDARDTFEARLAQYEAEFEGREVPRPPRWTGFRVVPRALEFWYAATFRLHERWLHERDADGAWSKRMLYP from the coding sequence ATGCCTACCGTGCCCGACGACATCCTTGCCACCTTCCAGGCCCTCTTCGACGAGGCCGCCGCTGCCGGCGAACCCGACCGCACCGCGATGACGGTGGCCACGGTCGGCGAAGGCGGACGGCCGTCCGCGCGCGTCGTCCTGCTCAAGGCGTTCGATGCCGACGGCTTCGTCTTCTACAGCCACCTCGACGGCCGCAAGGGCCGCGAGCTGCAGGCCAATCCGCAGGCGGCGCTGCTGTTCCACTGGCCGCGCGTGCGCAACGGCGTGCAGGTGCGGATCGAGGGCGACGTGGAACTGGTGACCGAGGCCGAAGCCGACGCCTATTTCGCCACCCGGCCGCGGGTCAGCCAGCTGGGCGCCTGGGCGTCGCACCAGTCCGAAACGCTGGATGCGCGGGACACCTTCGAGGCTCGCCTGGCGCAGTACGAGGCCGAGTTCGAAGGCCGCGAAGTGCCGCGTCCGCCGCGCTGGACCGGGTTCCGGGTGGTGCCGCGCGCGCTGGAGTTCTGGTACGCCGCCACCTTCCGCCTGCACGAGCGCTGGCTGCACGAACGCGATGCGGACGGCGCGTGGTCGAAGCGGATGCTGTATCCGTGA
- a CDS encoding cobalamin-binding protein, translating to MGPRRIVCLTEEPTEVLYALGEQDRIVGISGFTVRPAQARREKPKVSAFTSAKIGEILKLQPDFVVGFSDIQADIARELVKAGVEVWISNHRSVDGILDYIRRLGAMVGAGERAGAWAGELRRGLDAIEAQAATLPRRPKVYFEEWDEPPITGIRWVAELVRIAGGDDIFPERAVEPLAKARILEDAGEVVRRAPDIILGSWCGKKFRPDRVAARPGWNDIPAVRDGELHEVKSPIILQPGPAALTDGVARIAAIVQAWGARQAR from the coding sequence GTGGGCCCGCGGCGCATCGTCTGCCTCACCGAAGAGCCCACCGAAGTCCTGTACGCGCTGGGCGAGCAGGACCGCATCGTCGGCATCAGCGGCTTCACCGTGCGGCCAGCGCAGGCGCGCCGCGAGAAGCCCAAGGTCAGCGCCTTCACCAGCGCGAAGATCGGCGAGATCCTCAAGCTGCAGCCGGACTTCGTGGTCGGCTTCTCCGACATCCAGGCCGACATCGCCCGCGAGCTGGTCAAGGCCGGGGTGGAGGTGTGGATTTCCAATCATCGCAGCGTCGACGGGATCCTCGACTACATCCGCCGGCTGGGCGCGATGGTTGGTGCCGGCGAGCGCGCAGGCGCTTGGGCAGGGGAACTGCGGCGCGGGCTGGATGCGATCGAGGCGCAGGCCGCGACGCTGCCGCGCCGGCCGAAGGTGTATTTCGAGGAATGGGACGAGCCGCCGATCACCGGTATCCGCTGGGTGGCCGAGCTGGTGCGCATCGCCGGCGGCGACGACATCTTCCCCGAACGCGCCGTCGAGCCGCTGGCCAAGGCCCGCATCCTGGAGGATGCCGGCGAAGTGGTGCGGCGCGCGCCGGACATCATCCTGGGATCGTGGTGCGGCAAGAAGTTCCGCCCCGACCGGGTGGCAGCGCGCCCCGGCTGGAACGACATTCCGGCGGTGCGCGACGGCGAGCTGCATGAGGTCAAGTCGCCGATCATTCTGCAGCCGGGGCCGGCCGCATTGACCGACGGGGTGGCACGGATCGCCGCCATCGTGCAGGCGTGGGGCGCGCGCCAGGCGCGTTGA